One Sphingobacteriales bacterium DNA segment encodes these proteins:
- a CDS encoding cold shock domain-containing protein → MKKKPAQKYNLDYFIIDATNVCYWEDTSAPPSLNPLLQLLVCLHQRQYNFFCIFDASTPRKLLDRHRDIYERLLTNKEYFHQIMGGKKADGFVLELAHRYGASVISNDQYQEPRYNKYTWKEREALPQRLFMGEVINFMGNRHLILADLDVNTTIEPSTDKLFEELSSYIFPNDTNILSGKVKFYNVNEGWGLITYETDVYVTAGNIKNNLTVGQQVQFTIAENERGIFALNIKEIPSKEPQRVTGLIDSYDDRNTSGTIKVDSTGEIIFFYRSYFRDAIAGDINKGMPISFVIGNNKNGLCAREISIILPTPEEKELRSRLHRLEVDLRNKDNDLKAKDNTIQQLRQRIGNLQQNAEQKLVTTTNNANTNTNTNGNGNGGPKNEQKPLQDIQNQPVNSEISNKNEINAEPPSLQTIPVFNSTEKTPQQKQQQPHKQQTNKQGQPQTKNKISSLVKKEGKKEELKLHEPANENNNLINPDEVNPTINVVADTLTNQQQSKNEQVNTAPQKTIQPANQQPVPAKKRLIIPGKIELPTITQTHTPQLSTPENNITTTTDTNNNTQSPALQTPEIIKEETPNTIEKTKEKATIADEKITINKNDTRAKGKQTAKEKNEAAKESTKKVIKKSTAPIAQDTIITSSPPVTPTELAPPVVINTPPQKTDEAKTSVQPKVKKQKQQQPTSKDKTVENKEKPKLIKQTTAEKTTKEKQLNTIDAHSKTPLPVAGKKKNPDTDSKKITAVKKTTVPTVKTAGIPVQKSQPETKKHPEKTAKKVEPPKKNVSQTQNTNANIKPTRTAVYYNTPERRTNWWNNLEPQWQKAFNVLLQKGETTTPPTDAQLAEIFTTSKITFFKTSKTKLSFKLTNTSGLKSLTNLTALNLAGHNIANPSADIAQLGRLEQLNLSHNPLTNQEKTAVEQLKIKELKL, encoded by the coding sequence ATGAAAAAAAAACCTGCTCAAAAATATAACCTCGACTATTTTATTATTGATGCAACCAATGTTTGTTATTGGGAAGATACCTCGGCCCCGCCCTCGTTAAACCCATTGTTGCAATTATTGGTTTGTTTGCACCAAAGGCAATACAATTTTTTTTGTATTTTCGATGCCAGTACGCCGCGCAAACTTTTAGACCGCCACCGCGATATTTACGAGCGTTTGCTGACTAATAAAGAGTATTTCCATCAAATAATGGGGGGCAAAAAAGCCGATGGCTTTGTACTTGAATTAGCCCACCGGTACGGTGCTTCGGTAATTAGCAACGACCAATACCAAGAGCCTCGCTACAATAAATATACCTGGAAAGAGCGCGAAGCTTTGCCTCAGCGACTTTTTATGGGCGAGGTAATTAATTTTATGGGCAACAGGCATTTAATTTTGGCCGATTTAGATGTTAATACTACTATTGAACCTTCGACCGATAAACTTTTTGAGGAATTGTCTTCGTATATTTTTCCTAACGACACTAATATTCTATCCGGAAAAGTAAAGTTTTATAATGTAAACGAGGGCTGGGGGCTTATTACCTACGAAACGGATGTGTATGTAACAGCAGGTAATATTAAAAACAATTTAACAGTTGGGCAGCAGGTGCAGTTTACCATAGCCGAAAACGAACGCGGTATTTTTGCGCTTAATATAAAAGAAATACCCTCGAAAGAACCGCAAAGAGTTACCGGACTAATTGATAGCTACGATGACCGAAATACATCGGGCACAATAAAAGTGGACAGCACCGGCGAAATTATATTTTTTTACCGCTCGTATTTTAGAGATGCCATTGCGGGTGATATAAATAAAGGTATGCCCATATCGTTTGTAATTGGCAATAATAAAAATGGGCTTTGTGCACGCGAGATTTCTATTATATTGCCTACCCCCGAAGAAAAAGAATTGCGCAGCCGCCTACATCGCCTTGAAGTGGATTTGCGCAACAAAGACAACGATTTAAAAGCCAAAGACAATACCATACAACAACTGCGCCAACGAATTGGCAATTTGCAACAAAACGCCGAGCAAAAATTGGTTACTACTACCAATAACGCCAATACCAATACCAATACCAACGGAAATGGCAATGGCGGGCCAAAAAATGAGCAAAAACCCCTACAAGATATACAAAACCAGCCTGTAAATTCTGAAATATCCAATAAAAATGAAATAAACGCCGAGCCGCCTTCACTACAAACAATACCTGTATTTAACAGTACTGAAAAAACACCTCAACAAAAACAACAACAACCGCATAAGCAGCAAACAAATAAACAAGGGCAACCGCAAACTAAAAATAAAATATCAAGTTTGGTAAAGAAAGAGGGTAAAAAAGAAGAACTTAAACTGCACGAGCCTGCAAACGAAAATAACAACCTAATTAATCCGGATGAAGTAAACCCAACAATTAATGTTGTTGCCGATACTTTAACAAATCAACAACAATCAAAAAACGAGCAAGTTAATACTGCACCTCAAAAAACAATACAACCTGCCAATCAACAACCCGTTCCCGCTAAAAAAAGACTAATTATTCCGGGTAAAATTGAGTTGCCAACCATAACACAAACACACACGCCCCAATTATCAACACCTGAAAATAATATTACAACTACCACCGATACAAACAATAATACGCAATCACCTGCCTTACAAACACCCGAAATTATAAAAGAAGAAACTCCAAATACGATTGAAAAAACTAAGGAGAAAGCAACCATTGCAGATGAAAAAATAACTATTAATAAAAATGATACCAGAGCGAAGGGGAAACAGACTGCCAAAGAAAAAAATGAAGCGGCAAAAGAATCGACTAAAAAAGTAATTAAAAAATCAACTGCTCCAATTGCTCAAGATACTATAATTACAAGTTCTCCGCCAGTTACGCCTACCGAGCTTGCGCCACCAGTTGTAATAAATACACCGCCTCAAAAAACAGACGAGGCTAAAACTTCGGTACAACCCAAGGTTAAAAAACAAAAACAACAACAACCCACCTCAAAAGACAAAACAGTTGAGAACAAAGAAAAGCCAAAACTAATAAAACAAACAACTGCCGAGAAGACAACAAAAGAAAAACAATTAAACACGATTGATGCACATTCAAAAACACCATTGCCAGTAGCAGGCAAGAAAAAAAATCCGGATACAGATAGTAAAAAAATAACTGCCGTTAAAAAAACAACAGTTCCGACAGTTAAGACAGCCGGAATACCAGTTCAAAAATCTCAACCCGAGACAAAAAAGCATCCGGAAAAAACAGCTAAGAAAGTTGAGCCTCCTAAAAAGAATGTTTCCCAAACCCAAAATACAAATGCAAACATTAAACCCACCCGAACTGCCGTTTACTACAATACCCCCGAACGCCGCACAAACTGGTGGAACAATTTAGAGCCACAATGGCAAAAAGCCTTTAACGTACTGTTGCAAAAAGGTGAAACTACCACACCGCCTACCGATGCCCAACTGGCTGAAATTTTTACCACCTCCAAAATCACATTTTTTAAAACAAGCAAAACAAAACTCAGTTTTAAACTAACCAATACATCCGGATTAAAAAGTTTAACTAATTTAACAGCCCTAAACTTGGCGGGGCATAATATTGCCAACCCAAGTGCCGATATAGCTCAGTTAGGTCGTTTAGAGCAATTAAATTTGTCGCATAATCCGCTTACAAACCAAGAAAAAACGGCTGTTGAGCAATTAAAAATTAAAGAACTCAAACTATAA
- a CDS encoding pyruvate dehydrogenase complex E1 component subunit beta, whose product MRRLKLREALGEAMSEEMRRDENVLLMGEEVAEYNGAYKVSEGMLAEFGPKRVIDTPIAELGFAGIGVGAAMGGLRPIIEFMTWNFALLAFDQIINSAAKIRSMSGGQFTCPIVFRGPSGNAGQLAAQHSQSFESWLGNTPGLKVISVANAYDAKGLMKSAIRDNDPVVFMESELAYGEETEVPEEEYLIEIGKADVKRPGTDVTIVSFNKMMKVALKAATELEKEGINAEVIDLRTIRPLDYDTLIASLKKTNRMVVNDESWPFASVSSEVAYMMQKRAFDYLDAPVLRINSADVSYGYARALVDATEPSISRTVKAVKEVMYLKK is encoded by the coding sequence ATGCGAAGATTAAAACTTAGAGAGGCCTTGGGCGAAGCCATGAGCGAGGAAATGCGCCGCGATGAAAATGTATTACTAATGGGCGAAGAAGTAGCCGAATATAACGGTGCTTATAAGGTTAGTGAAGGCATGTTGGCCGAGTTTGGCCCCAAGCGCGTTATTGACACACCTATTGCCGAACTTGGGTTTGCCGGAATTGGTGTTGGGGCTGCCATGGGCGGTTTGCGCCCTATAATTGAATTTATGACATGGAACTTTGCTTTGCTTGCCTTTGACCAAATTATTAACTCGGCGGCTAAAATACGGTCAATGTCGGGCGGGCAATTTACATGCCCTATTGTATTTAGAGGGCCATCTGGCAATGCCGGGCAATTAGCGGCACAACACTCGCAAAGCTTTGAGTCGTGGTTGGGCAATACACCCGGATTAAAAGTAATTAGCGTAGCTAATGCTTACGATGCCAAAGGCTTAATGAAATCGGCCATACGTGATAACGACCCGGTTGTTTTTATGGAGTCGGAGCTTGCTTATGGCGAAGAAACCGAAGTTCCCGAAGAAGAGTACCTTATTGAAATAGGCAAAGCCGATGTTAAACGCCCAGGAACAGATGTAACCATTGTGTCGTTTAACAAAATGATGAAGGTTGCCCTAAAAGCCGCAACCGAGTTAGAAAAAGAAGGTATTAATGCCGAAGTAATTGACCTGCGCACCATTCGCCCATTAGATTACGACACCTTAATTGCCTCCTTGAAAAAAACTAACCGGATGGTTGTAAATGATGAAAGTTGGCCTTTTGCCTCTGTTTCGAGCGAGGTGGCTTACATGATGCAAAAACGGGCTTTTGACTATTTAGATGCCCCAGTTTTGCGTATTAATAGCGCCGACGTATCGTATGGGTACGCACGCGCCTTGGTTGATGCAACCGAGCCAAGTATAAGCCGCACTGTTAAGGCTGTAAAAGAAGTAATGTATCTTAAAAAATAG
- a CDS encoding PD40 domain-containing protein, whose amino-acid sequence MVNHFFRILSLLIFIFCCLISNSNNSAIQAQPKTAAKSKSKTAKKPSKADKLFASARDYLVIQNNPTEAEKIFKKIIKKYPNYLQAYNELADLYTAQKKYADMRKIYTTMLERGKTPKNQFMVHLKWGEIEKKLGNYDTAALHLEKSLTQKVPANWDDRVKKAKNLLENSKFAAKAIKNPVTFKPIHLDSTINSRFDEYLPMITADEGTMVFTRRIGRDLRVNEDFYISRKDTANHWKYALPLGQPINTETNEGAISISPDGTRLFFAAEGRKDGLGGFDIYYSIRRGDGWEGPYNLGHPVNSPGWESQPCLSADGQELYFCSRRNGGLGGIDIWVSYLKDNFWTTPKNLGEPINTSGDEQTPFIHPDGQTFYFSSSGHVGMGDNDLFMTRKQPNGQWAKPQNLGYPINTYNNEGGLAVTASGQYAYYSALTDSAGFDIFYFELPKNLQPNFVTYGKGLITDAETKSELGANIDITDLQTGKIVIATSSDPLTGEFLFTLPLGKNYMCNVNKENYLFYSDHFSLDTPNPPDKPFLIDIKLKPIKRTIVGPNEKVISWNVGAPVVLKNVFFETGKYELQPLSYPELNRLVELLNQTPEMRIELSGHTDNVGLAAANQTLSVNRAKAVYNYLIAQGINANRLSYKGYGDTRPVAPNTTDEGRAANRRTEFTIL is encoded by the coding sequence ATGGTCAATCATTTTTTCCGGATATTATCGCTGCTTATCTTTATATTTTGTTGCCTGATAAGCAATAGCAACAACTCAGCAATACAGGCTCAACCAAAAACGGCAGCAAAAAGCAAATCAAAAACGGCAAAAAAACCATCAAAAGCCGATAAACTTTTTGCCTCGGCACGCGATTATTTGGTTATACAAAACAACCCAACCGAAGCCGAAAAAATATTTAAAAAAATTATCAAAAAATACCCTAACTATTTACAGGCTTACAACGAGCTTGCCGACTTATATACCGCGCAAAAAAAATATGCCGATATGCGCAAAATCTATACAACCATGCTCGAGCGGGGTAAAACTCCTAAAAACCAATTTATGGTGCATTTAAAATGGGGCGAAATTGAAAAAAAATTGGGCAACTACGATACCGCAGCCCTACACCTCGAAAAAAGTTTGACTCAAAAAGTACCCGCAAACTGGGACGACCGCGTAAAAAAAGCCAAAAACTTGCTCGAAAACAGCAAATTTGCCGCAAAAGCAATAAAAAATCCGGTAACTTTTAAGCCTATCCACTTAGACAGCACCATTAACTCGCGGTTCGACGAATATTTGCCCATGATTACCGCCGATGAAGGAACCATGGTTTTTACCCGCCGCATTGGGCGCGACCTTCGCGTGAATGAAGATTTTTATATAAGCCGCAAAGATACAGCCAACCACTGGAAATACGCTTTACCGCTTGGCCAACCCATTAACACCGAAACAAACGAAGGTGCTATTAGCATTTCGCCCGATGGTACTCGCCTGTTTTTTGCCGCCGAAGGGCGTAAAGATGGGTTGGGGGGGTTCGATATATATTACTCGATAAGGCGTGGCGATGGCTGGGAAGGCCCCTACAATTTGGGGCATCCTGTTAATAGCCCCGGATGGGAATCGCAGCCCTGCCTTAGTGCCGATGGGCAGGAACTGTATTTTTGTAGTCGCCGCAACGGTGGGCTGGGTGGTATTGATATTTGGGTTAGCTATTTAAAAGATAATTTTTGGACTACCCCTAAGAACTTGGGCGAACCCATTAATACATCCGGAGATGAACAAACACCATTTATTCACCCCGATGGGCAAACGTTTTATTTTTCATCTTCGGGGCATGTTGGCATGGGCGATAACGATTTATTTATGACCCGCAAACAGCCAAACGGACAATGGGCAAAACCACAAAATTTAGGCTACCCTATAAATACCTACAACAACGAAGGGGGGCTGGCAGTTACCGCAAGCGGGCAATACGCTTATTATTCGGCACTTACCGACTCGGCGGGCTTTGATATTTTCTATTTTGAACTGCCTAAAAACCTCCAACCTAACTTTGTAACCTATGGCAAGGGTTTAATTACCGATGCTGAAACAAAAAGCGAACTGGGTGCAAATATTGATATAACTGATTTACAAACCGGCAAAATAGTCATTGCCACATCAAGCGACCCGCTAACCGGCGAGTTTTTATTTACCCTGCCCTTGGGCAAAAATTATATGTGTAATGTAAATAAAGAAAATTATTTGTTTTACAGCGACCATTTTTCATTAGATACGCCCAACCCACCCGATAAACCTTTTTTAATAGATATTAAATTAAAGCCTATAAAACGCACTATTGTAGGCCCCAACGAAAAAGTAATAAGCTGGAATGTTGGCGCGCCCGTTGTGCTTAAAAATGTATTTTTTGAAACCGGGAAATACGAACTTCAACCCTTGTCTTATCCGGAATTAAACCGCTTGGTAGAACTGCTCAACCAAACCCCCGAAATGCGCATCGAATTATCGGGTCATACCGACAATGTAGGCTTGGCAGCGGCCAATCAAACTTTATCGGTTAACCGCGCCAAAGCTGTTTATAACTATTTAATTGCCCAAGGCATTAACGCAAACCGTTTGTCGTACAAGGGCTACGGCGACACCCGGCCTGTTGCCCCCAACACCACCGACGAGGGGCGCGCTGCCAACCGCCGCACCGAGTTTACTATTTTGTAA
- a CDS encoding class I SAM-dependent DNA methyltransferase, translating to MVLSWNEIKDRALKFSKEWAATSNEEADAKPFLVEFFNVFGISSKRVSTFEHRVKKLDDKDGYIDLLWKGTILIEMKSRGKNLEKAYLQAKEYTYGLKQHELPKYILVSDFENFRLYDLEEDKIIEFKLSDLVNNVQHFGYILGYQKKIYKEQDPANIKAAELMGKLHDRLEEIGYTGHPVEVYLVRILFCLFAEDTTIFNKQQFQDYLEQRTNEDGSDLAAKLQELFQVLNTPKENRFKNIDEQLADFPYVNGKLFEENLPTASFDSKMRQALLNCCYIDWSKISPAIFGSMFQSVMNPKERRNLGAHYTSETNILKLIKPLFLDELWKEFERIKDNKNKLPEFHKKLSTLKFLDPACGCGNFLVITYRELRLLEIEILRALNKSGQRVIDVSDIIWLDVDMMYGIEYEEFPARIAEVAMWLIDHQMNMQISNEFGQYFVRLPLKKSAKIIHGDALETDWQTLLNPENTINIITKHAAIFLVEEPQSTYKTVNVQAETFEVHKGKNPEDAPAIKFDYILGNPPFIGSKLMKQTQRNQIVKLFDNADGSGILDYVTGWYIKAAKYILGTKIKVAFVSTNSIVQGEQTSILWGQMLNKYNIKIHFAHRTFKWSNEAKGNAAVYCVIIGFANYDTTNKSIFDYEDIKGEAHELKAKNINPYLVDAKDILIFKRTNPVCEVPKIKFGNQPIDGGWLILDEKEKNLALVKEPFIDKYIRRYYGSEEFINGRVRYCLWFTDKNFDPSEIKSSSFLMQRLANVRKFRLESDRKDTQKLAETPSQFAFKSHEETDYVIIPSVSSERRKYIPIGFMDAKDIASNLCLIIPNAKLFHFGILTSLMHMAWIKNTCGRLKSDYRYSNSIVYNNFPWPENPTEKHIKTIETAAQKVLDARANFQKNTMAELYEPDGMPPVLIKAHNELDKAVDLAYRPQAFTSEANRMEFLFELYEKYTADLFTTVKAKKNKK from the coding sequence ATGGTATTAAGTTGGAATGAAATAAAAGACAGAGCACTAAAGTTCTCAAAAGAATGGGCAGCCACTTCAAACGAAGAAGCGGACGCAAAACCTTTTTTAGTTGAGTTTTTTAATGTGTTTGGAATTAGTAGTAAACGTGTTTCGACCTTTGAACACAGAGTAAAAAAACTGGACGACAAAGACGGTTATATTGACTTACTTTGGAAAGGAACAATTTTAATTGAAATGAAAAGCCGGGGCAAAAACCTTGAGAAAGCCTACCTACAAGCCAAAGAATATACATACGGGCTAAAACAACATGAATTGCCAAAGTACATCCTTGTTTCTGACTTTGAAAACTTTAGGCTTTACGACCTTGAGGAAGACAAAATCATAGAATTTAAACTTAGCGACCTTGTAAATAATGTTCAGCATTTCGGTTACATCTTAGGGTATCAAAAAAAGATTTACAAAGAGCAAGACCCTGCAAACATTAAAGCAGCAGAGTTAATGGGCAAATTGCACGACCGACTGGAAGAGATAGGTTACACCGGACATCCGGTAGAAGTTTATTTGGTTCGTATTTTATTTTGTTTGTTTGCCGAAGACACAACGATTTTTAACAAACAACAATTTCAAGATTATTTAGAGCAACGAACAAACGAAGACGGCAGCGACCTTGCCGCAAAATTGCAAGAATTATTTCAAGTATTAAACACACCGAAAGAAAACCGGTTTAAAAATATAGACGAGCAACTTGCCGACTTTCCGTATGTAAACGGAAAACTTTTTGAAGAAAACCTACCTACGGCAAGTTTCGACAGCAAAATGCGACAAGCATTACTTAACTGCTGTTACATTGACTGGAGTAAAATATCGCCTGCTATATTTGGCTCCATGTTTCAAAGCGTAATGAACCCCAAAGAACGCCGAAACTTAGGCGCGCACTACACCAGCGAAACCAATATTTTAAAACTTATTAAACCGCTTTTTTTAGACGAACTGTGGAAAGAGTTTGAACGCATAAAAGACAACAAAAACAAACTTCCTGAATTTCATAAAAAACTAAGCACACTAAAATTTCTTGACCCTGCTTGCGGTTGCGGAAACTTCCTTGTAATTACTTACCGAGAATTGCGTTTGCTTGAAATTGAAATTTTGAGGGCTTTAAATAAATCAGGACAACGAGTAATTGACGTAAGCGATATTATTTGGCTCGATGTTGATATGATGTATGGAATTGAATACGAAGAATTTCCTGCCCGGATTGCCGAAGTTGCCATGTGGCTTATTGACCACCAAATGAATATGCAAATTAGCAACGAGTTTGGGCAATACTTTGTGCGTTTGCCGCTTAAAAAATCTGCTAAAATTATTCACGGCGATGCTTTAGAAACCGATTGGCAAACTTTGTTAAATCCGGAAAATACAATAAATATTATAACAAAACATGCTGCCATTTTTTTGGTTGAAGAACCTCAATCAACCTATAAAACAGTGAACGTTCAAGCAGAAACTTTTGAGGTGCACAAAGGTAAAAATCCGGAAGATGCACCTGCCATAAAGTTTGACTATATTTTAGGTAATCCGCCGTTTATTGGTTCAAAATTAATGAAGCAAACCCAACGAAATCAAATTGTAAAACTGTTTGACAACGCAGACGGAAGCGGCATTTTAGACTATGTAACAGGTTGGTATATTAAAGCAGCAAAATATATACTAGGTACAAAAATTAAGGTAGCTTTTGTTTCTACGAACTCTATTGTGCAAGGAGAACAAACAAGCATTCTGTGGGGGCAAATGCTCAACAAATACAATATTAAAATTCATTTTGCACACCGTACTTTTAAATGGAGCAACGAAGCAAAAGGAAATGCAGCCGTTTATTGTGTGATAATTGGCTTCGCTAACTACGACACCACAAACAAAAGCATTTTTGACTATGAAGACATCAAAGGCGAAGCACACGAACTGAAAGCAAAAAATATCAATCCGTATTTGGTTGATGCAAAAGATATTTTAATCTTTAAACGAACAAATCCTGTTTGTGAAGTACCAAAAATTAAGTTTGGCAATCAACCTATTGATGGAGGCTGGCTTATATTAGATGAAAAAGAAAAAAATTTAGCATTAGTAAAAGAACCTTTCATAGATAAATATATTAGACGATATTATGGTAGTGAAGAATTCATAAATGGAAGAGTTAGATATTGCTTATGGTTTACGGATAAAAATTTTGATCCTAGTGAAATAAAATCATCAAGTTTTTTAATGCAGCGATTAGCAAATGTTAGAAAATTTCGGTTAGAGAGTGATAGAAAAGATACTCAAAAGTTAGCTGAAACACCAAGCCAATTTGCTTTCAAATCACACGAAGAAACTGACTATGTAATTATTCCAAGCGTTTCTTCGGAAAGAAGAAAGTATATTCCTATTGGTTTTATGGATGCAAAGGATATAGCGAGTAACCTATGTTTAATAATTCCTAATGCTAAGTTATTTCATTTTGGAATTCTAACATCCCTAATGCATATGGCTTGGATCAAAAACACTTGTGGTCGTTTAAAAAGTGATTATCGCTATTCAAATAGTATTGTTTATAATAACTTTCCTTGGCCGGAAAATCCAACAGAAAAGCATATAAAAACCATTGAAACAGCCGCTCAAAAGGTTTTAGATGCAAGAGCAAATTTTCAAAAAAACACGATGGCTGAATTATACGAACCAGATGGAATGCCACCAGTTTTAATAAAAGCACATAACGAGTTAGACAAAGCGGTGGACTTGGCTTACCGACCACAAGCATTTACAAGCGAAGCTAACAGAATGGAGTTTTTATTTGAACTCTACGAAAAATACACGGCAGATTTATTTACAACTGTAAAAGCGAAGAAAAACAAAAAATAA
- a CDS encoding RagB/SusD family nutrient uptake outer membrane protein — protein sequence MILLLAPACSDNFLEIRPDEAIPQSEFFKTPQDAQNVLNAAYDAITYDANVWILSEVMADNVNGVNLQGDLKTHYNWTTDIFLGTTRGLMSNSYLAIGRANYVLDYMDNISGLSDAEKARLRAECLFIRGMMHFELVRYFAQPWGYTANNTHLGIPIRIHYGGDLVNRSTVAQVYEQIIADLTEAANLLPKANGNYANVWAAKAYLAKVYFQQNDMPKALEMANDVINNGGFALAPTPQDIFVNGGTTEAIFQLVSTSLTDNAGAGISGPFRTIDNGGILSADIYAAQSLYDAYGGDTTDLRLKWYQIYDGGASPVVLCNKFPSATYFNVPRMRLAELLLIAAEANAETNNLTASHTALNSVRTRAGLLPANGLSAAELIALTRTERRRELAMEGNRLHELKRIALRDTPNLLIRNIAPWNCNGMVCQFPDNELQGHPDMEPNPAGGCQ from the coding sequence ATGATATTGTTGTTAGCACCTGCCTGCAGCGATAATTTTTTAGAAATACGCCCCGATGAGGCCATTCCCCAATCGGAGTTTTTTAAAACTCCCCAAGATGCCCAAAATGTACTAAACGCCGCTTACGACGCCATCACCTACGATGCCAATGTTTGGATTTTAAGCGAAGTAATGGCCGATAATGTAAACGGCGTAAATTTGCAAGGCGACCTTAAAACCCACTACAATTGGACGACCGACATATTTTTAGGTACAACGCGAGGTCTAATGAGCAACTCGTATTTAGCTATTGGCCGCGCTAATTATGTGTTAGATTATATGGATAATATTTCCGGACTATCTGACGCTGAAAAGGCAAGACTTCGTGCCGAGTGCTTATTTATACGCGGTATGATGCACTTTGAATTAGTGCGTTATTTTGCCCAGCCTTGGGGCTATACAGCCAACAATACGCATTTGGGCATACCCATCCGGATTCATTATGGCGGCGATTTAGTTAATCGAAGTACGGTTGCACAGGTTTACGAGCAAATAATTGCCGACTTAACCGAAGCGGCCAACCTACTACCCAAAGCAAACGGCAATTATGCAAATGTGTGGGCGGCAAAAGCTTATTTGGCCAAAGTTTATTTTCAGCAAAACGATATGCCAAAAGCCTTAGAAATGGCCAATGATGTGATAAATAACGGCGGTTTTGCCTTGGCGCCAACGCCTCAGGATATTTTTGTAAACGGCGGCACAACCGAAGCCATTTTTCAGTTAGTTAGTACCAGCCTAACCGATAACGCCGGCGCAGGCATTAGCGGCCCTTTCCGCACTATTGACAACGGCGGCATTCTGTCTGCCGATATTTATGCAGCACAAAGCCTATATGATGCCTATGGCGGCGATACCACCGACTTGCGCCTCAAATGGTACCAAATTTACGACGGGGGCGCTTCGCCGGTAGTGTTGTGCAATAAATTCCCTTCCGCCACCTATTTTAACGTGCCGCGTATGCGTTTGGCCGAATTGCTGTTAATTGCCGCCGAAGCTAACGCCGAAACCAATAATTTAACAGCCAGCCATACCGCCCTAAACAGTGTGCGCACCCGTGCGGGATTGCTGCCGGCAAATGGTCTCAGCGCTGCCGAATTAATAGCTTTAACCCGTACCGAACGCCGCCGCGAACTTGCCATGGAGGGCAACCGCCTTCACGAGCTAAAACGAATAGCCCTGCGCGATACACCTAATTTGCTGATACGAAATATAGCACCGTGGAACTGCAATGGTATGGTTTGCCAATTTCCGGATAATGAATTGCAAGGCCATCCGGATATGGAGCCAAACCCTGCCGGCGGCTGTCAGTAA